The genomic interval TGGCGATACCGACTGCTGCTGCTCCCTGAATGCTCACGTCAGAAGAGGTTACCCACTGTTCCGGTGCGATGGTCAGCTACCTCCGCCGGAGTAGCCAAACTTGGCTACTTGAGCTACGCTGAGGCTGCTTAGTCAAATTTGGTTAGTTAGGAGTTCGCATGTCCTCTGTGATTCCGTACGTGATGGTCGACGACGCCACTGTCTTCCGTGCGTTCCTGGAACAGGTCTTCCACGCCGAGGTGCCCACGCTGGTGCCGTTGGCCGACGACCCGAAGCGGGTGATCCACGCGGAGGCGCGAATCGGCGAAAGCTCGGTGTTCTTCGCCGATTCCGGCGCCGACGGCGGCCGCTGCCTGCGTTCGCCCACCGAGCCGGTGCATGTTCAGTTGTGGGCCCAGGTGCCCGACCCCGAAGTAGTCCACGACCGGGCGGTGGCCGCGGGCGCACGCTCGGCCGCACCGGTCACCGGCCAGGATGACGGCAGCCGGATGGGCGGCTTCGTCGACCCGTTCGGCACACTGTGGTGGGTCACCACACCGGCCTGAGATCCGAACTGGAGGTTCCCCGTGACGGCGGTTCGACTGCTCGTGCTCGGCGCGGTCCGGCGCCGCGGCCGTGTGCACGGCTACCAGGTGCGTGCCGATCTGGAGTCCTGGGGCGCGCACGAATGGGCGAGAGCCGCTTCGGGTTCGGTGTACCACGCGCTGAAGTCGCTGACCAAGGACGAATTGCTGCGGGTGCACGACACCAGCCCGAGCGAAGCGGGCGGACCGCCGCGCATGGAATACGAAATCACCCCCGAGGGCGAGCAGGCTTACCTGCAACTGCTGCGCTCGGCGCTGGCCCACCGCGACCCGCGCCTGGACCTGCTCGCCGCGGCGGTCGGCTTCATCGACGACCTCCCGCGCGCCGACGCCGTCGCCCTGCTGCGCGAGCGAGCCCGGGAACTGGGCGAGTGGCGCGCGAGCATCACCACGCACCTGCCCCCGGACACCGACCTCGACACCTGGGGCCCGGTCGGCGAAGTCCTCGGCCTGTGGCTCGACACCGCCGATACCCGCGCCGCCTGGACCGAGCGTCTGATCGGCAGGCTGGAGGGTGGCGCGTTCACGATGGCCGACGACTAGCTGCACCGCAGCGGCTCCCGACTGGGCGCGGCGACCGGGTCGTAGGCTGGGCGGGTGAACCTCGACCTGTCTGCCGATCCCATCGCGCTCACCGCGGCCCTAGTCGATATCCCCAGCGTTTCGCTGGATGAGCAGGCCATCGCGGACGCGGTCGAGCGGGCGCTACGGGAGCAGACGACCGGGTTCGAAGTGCTGCGGCACGGCAATGTCGTGCTGGCGCGGACGAACCGGGGGCTGCCGACGCGCGTGCTCCTGGCCGGGCACCTGGACACCGTGCCGATCGCCGACAATGTGCCGAGCCGGTTCGAGCAGGACGCGTCGGGGGAGCGGGTGCTGTACGGATGCGGCACCGTCGATATGAAGTCGGGGGACGCGGTGTTCCTGCATCTGGCCGCGACCATCACCGACCCGGTCCACGATTTGACGCTGATCTTCTACGACGGCGAGGAGATCGCCGCGAAGTACAACGGCCTCGGGCACATCGAACGGGAACTGCCGG from Nocardia goodfellowii carries:
- a CDS encoding VOC family protein; the encoded protein is MSSVIPYVMVDDATVFRAFLEQVFHAEVPTLVPLADDPKRVIHAEARIGESSVFFADSGADGGRCLRSPTEPVHVQLWAQVPDPEVVHDRAVAAGARSAAPVTGQDDGSRMGGFVDPFGTLWWVTTPA
- a CDS encoding PadR family transcriptional regulator codes for the protein MTAVRLLVLGAVRRRGRVHGYQVRADLESWGAHEWARAASGSVYHALKSLTKDELLRVHDTSPSEAGGPPRMEYEITPEGEQAYLQLLRSALAHRDPRLDLLAAAVGFIDDLPRADAVALLRERARELGEWRASITTHLPPDTDLDTWGPVGEVLGLWLDTADTRAAWTERLIGRLEGGAFTMADD